A region of Ornithodoros turicata isolate Travis chromosome 5, ASM3712646v1, whole genome shotgun sequence DNA encodes the following proteins:
- the LOC135395040 gene encoding sodium- and chloride-dependent glycine transporter 1-like — MDYSPVRNMRFRKENHSVAMPSPREVPEVIITASKDVDENKERGNWTSGVEFLLSCLSYAVGLGNIWRFPYLCYRNGGGAFLIPYSIMLFFVGLPLFLMELSFGQYASEGPITIWKISPLFQGIGYAMFLMTTLVGVYYNMILAWSLFYLVSSLATQLPWSSCDNWWNTNACRRFDTKNCTTHGGVHLANGTCVFKDQVDPSVWEQVANSTDNTKMASDEFFHNYVLDLTDGLHDLGGLRWQLVVCLLVCWVVVFLCLSRGVKTMGKVVYFTALFPYVVLVILLIRSCTLEGSYDGIMFYLTPQWERLREARVWGDAAMQIFFSLSPCWGGLITLASYNRFHNNCYRDTLFICFGNCGTSFFAGFVIFSIVGFMAHKLGVPVSEVAAQGAGLAFVAYPEAVTHLPLPPLWAFLFFFMLMTLGMGTQFTLIETVVTTIVDTWPDKLRHRKPLVLLGCCIVLFLAGLVICTNGGMYILQLMDNYCASFSALMIGLTEIIVIAWVYGIDRFMDDMKVMLNHYPFPHMYWRFVWKYLVPLLIIFILVFSFIAMPSTEYGSYVYPSWATGLGFLLSFASASAIPAVAIFKVYHAKGPIMTRIKTLAQPTLDWGPKLQIHRMETHSPKHTDSQVPLALPSENQDDDDDDEGGYPVYYNKPDNGDSESEAGGINLNIPKNRYETGL, encoded by the exons ATGGACTATTCACCCGTCCGAAATATGCGTTTTCGCAAG GAGAACCATTCAGTCGCAATGCCTTCGCCGAGGGAAGTGCCCGAAGTGATCATCACAGCCAGTAAAGATGTGGACGAGAACAAGGAACGGGGCAATTGGACGTCCGGTGTGGAGTTTCTACTGTCCTGTCTCAGTTATGCTGTGGGCTTGGGCAATATATGGAGGTTTCCCTACCTGTGCTATAGGAATGGAGGAGGAGCTTTCCTCATCCCTTACTCTATCATGCTTTTCTTTGTGGGTCTCCCACTCTTCTTGATGGAGCTGTCCTTCGGTCAGTATGCCAGCGAAGGACCCATCACAATTTGGAAAATATCTCCGCTTTTTCAAG GAATTGGCTACGCTATGTTCCTCATGACAACACTTGTGGGTGTGTACTACAACATGATATTGGCGTGGTCTCTCTTCTATCTTGTTTCTTCGCTGGCCACGCAGCTACCATGGAGCTCCTGCGACAACTGGTGGAATACGAACG CATGTCGCAGGTTTGACACCAAGAACTGCACGACACACGGCGGAGTGCATCTCGCAAATGGTACGTGCGTCTTTAAGGACCAAGTGGATCCTTCTGTCTGGGAGCAGGTGGCCAACTCTACAGACAACACCAAAATGGCCAGCGACGAATTCTTCCA TAACTACGTCCTGGACTTGACAGATGGATTGCACGACTTGGGAGGCCTTCGTTGGCAACTGGTAGTCTGTTTACTGGTGTGTTGGGTAGTCGTCTTCCTTTGCCTCTCCAGGGGTGTCAAGACCATGGGAAAG GTGGTATACTTCACTGCTCTATTCCCTTACGTGGTCCTCGTCATTCTGCTGATTCGAAGCTGCACTCTTGAAGGCTCCTACGATGGTATTATGTTCTACCTGACTCCCCAGTGGGAACGGTTGCGAGAAGCCAGG GTGTGGGGAGACGCTGCAATGCAGATCTTCTTTTCGTTGTCACCGTGCTGGGGAGGCCTCATCACTCTTGCGAGTTACAATAGGTTTCATAACAACTGctacag GGACACGCTGTTTATCTGCTTCGGCAATTGCGGCACAAGCTTCTTTGCTGGCTTCGTCATTTTCAGCATCGTCGGCTTCATGGCCCACAAGTTGGGTGTGCCCGTGTCCGAAGTGGCTGCCCAGGGAGCCGGTCTGGCTTTCGTCGCGTATCCGGAGGCCGTCACCCATTTACCGCTACCACCGCTCTGGgctttcctcttcttcttcatgCTCATGACTTTGGGGATGGGAACTCAG TTTACCCTCATCGAGACCGTCGTGACGACCATCGTAGACACGTGGCCCGATAAACTTCGTCACCGAAAGCCGCTGGTGCTGCTCGGCTGCTGCAtcgtccttttcctcgctggTCTCGTCATCTGCACAAAT GGTGGGATGTACATCCTGCAGCTGATGGACAACTACTGCGCCAGTTTCTCGGCACTTATGATCGGATTGACGGAAATCATCGTCATAGCCTGGGTCTACG gcATCGACCGCTTTATGGATGATATGAAAGTGATGCTCAACCACTACCCGTTCCCTCATATGTACTGGAGGTTTGTCTGGAAATACCTGGTCCCGTTACTGATTATT TTCATACTGGTGTTCTCGTTTATCGCCATGCCATCGACAGAGTACGGTTCTTACGTGTACCCGTCTTGGGCGACTGGTCTGGGTTTCCTGCTGTCTTTCGCTTCTGCTAGTGCCATACCGGCTGTTGCAATCTTCAAGGTGTACCATGCCAAGGGACCCATAATGACG AGAATCAAGACCCTGGCGCAACCGACCCTCGACTGGGGTCCCAAACTCCAGATCCATCGCATGGAAACTCACAGTCCGAAACACACGGACTCTCAGGTACCACTAGCTCTGCCGAGCGAAAaccaagacgacgacgacgacgacgagggcGGTTATCCCGTCTACTACAACAAACCGGACAACGGGGACTCAGAATCGGAAGCTGGCGGAATCAACCTCAACATCCCAAAGAACCGCTATGAGACGGGTCTCTGA
- the LOC135395964 gene encoding uncharacterized protein K02A2.6-like yields MPLSTRSRGQTLMLSIRPRRLIWTASPKRNRLIKSSPIFVHPPPHPPLFAKLRTSLLGSTARLWCDTSTGTPGPFVPLDFRRPVFNALHSLSHPGVCGTQKIVAERYIWPRMNADVRAWARACLACRRSKINRYTISPPSRFLPPDARFDEVHIDLVSPLPPAKGYRYLLSCIDRFTRWPEVTPIPDITAETVAHAFFFSWVSRFGVPSTVTTDRGRQFEWALFRHLCFALGTHHIRITAHHPPANGLVERLHWQLKASLRATDHSDTTWPERLPFVLLGLRAAIRQDGCSAPHNGLRLQGAFFTPSAPLSPRPLLVRRPSPPALPGLQAHTYPLRSRNRRVREPRPSSILILWSTTGSSPHCWSRHRLYHPLRPPSLRTQLLSPAFLPLHVGYIGPRRLGSTSCLP; encoded by the coding sequence atgccgctcTCGACGCGCTCTCGCGGCCAGACGTtaatgctctccatccgcccccgGCGGTtgatttggacggcatcgcccaaGCGCAACAGGCTGATCAAGAGCTCGCCGATcttcgttcatcccccgcctcatccaccacttttcgcGAAACTTCGCACCTCACTCCTCGGTTCGACGGCGAGACTATGGTGCGACACATCTACTGGCACCCCGGGTCCTTTCGTTCCGCTGGACTTTCGCCGGcctgttttcaacgccctccactcgctgtcccaccctggcgtgtGCGGAACGCAGAAGATCGTCGCtgagcgctacatatggcctcgaATGAATGCCGACGTCCGTGCCTGGGCGCGCGCCTGCCTTGCCTGCCGGCGGTCCAAAATCAACCGCtacaccatctcgcctccatcgcggttccttccgccagacgCTCGTTTCGACGAGGTACACATCGACCTGGTCAGCCCGCTTCCTCCGGCCAAGGGCTACCGCTACCTCCTCTCTTGCATCGACCggtttacccgctggccggaggtaacgccgattcctgacatcacggcagaaacagtggcccacgcattcttcttctcctgggtttcacGATTCGGCGTCCCATCCACTGtcaccacggacagaggacgccagtttgaatggGCCCTCTTCCGTCACTTGTGCTTCGctctcggaacccatcacatccgaatCACGGCCCACCATCCgcctgccaacggcctggtcgagcgtcttcattgGCAGCTCAAGGCTTCCCTTCGCGCCACTGACCACAGCGACACAACATGGCCCGAGCGTCttcccttcgtcctgcttggccttcgcgccgcgatccgccaggacgGCTGCAGCGCGCCCCACAATGGTCTACGGCTGCAAGGAGCGTTCTTCACCCCCTCGGCCCCGCTCTCTCCCCGACCCCTCCTCGTAcgtcgaccgtctccgccagctcttccagGACTTCAAGCCCACACCTACCCGCTCCGGTCCCGCAACaggcgtgttcgtgagccccgccCTTCCTCAATTCTTATACTGTGGTCAAcgacaggctcaagcccgcattGCTGGAGTCGGCACCGCCTGTATCACCCGCTCCGCCCTCCCTCCCTCCGCACTCAACTCCTGTCTCCGGCCTTTCTACCCCTTCACGTCGGGTACATTGGGccccgccgcctcgggtccaCCTCCTGCCTTCCTTGA